From the Francisella frigiditurris genome, one window contains:
- the pth gene encoding aminoacyl-tRNA hydrolase, with translation MNKSIKMIVGLGNIGKEYEDTRHNVGEWFISKIAQQNNESFSLNSKLNAYISKVNIHGKNVILAFPNTYMNNSGLAVIKVANFYKISPDEILVAHDELDINPGEIRLKKGGGHGGHNGLRSIHQHLGTDDYIRLRIGIGHPGHKNKVANYVLSNPSIEQEKQINEAIDNAICFLDDIIKCNFEPVMNRLHSK, from the coding sequence ATGAATAAAAGCATAAAAATGATTGTAGGCCTAGGTAACATAGGCAAAGAATATGAAGATACTCGTCATAATGTTGGTGAATGGTTTATTAGTAAAATAGCTCAACAAAACAATGAATCATTTAGTCTAAATAGCAAATTAAATGCTTATATTTCTAAAGTTAATATACATGGAAAAAATGTAATCTTAGCATTTCCAAATACATATATGAATAATAGTGGCTTAGCTGTTATTAAGGTAGCTAATTTTTATAAAATTAGTCCTGATGAAATATTAGTTGCTCATGATGAGTTAGATATAAATCCAGGAGAAATTAGATTAAAAAAAGGTGGTGGACATGGTGGACATAATGGTCTACGGAGTATACACCAACATCTTGGAACTGATGATTATATAAGACTTAGAATTGGTATAGGTCATCCAGGTCATAAAAATAAAGTTGCTAACTATGTTCTATCAAATCCATCAATAGAACAAGAAAAACAGATTAATGAAGCTATCGATAATGCGATATGTTTTTTAGATGATATAATAAAATGCAATTTTGAGCCCGTAATGAACAGGCTACATTCAAAATAA